GGAAAGCATTTACTCTAAAGAGGAGATACTGGAGCTGTACCTGAATACGGTGCCCATGGGCGGCAACCTTTACGGCATTGAACGGTCTTCGCGCCGCTTTTTCAACACCTCTGCCGACTCGCTGAAGCCGGAAGAGGCCGCAGTGCTGATTGGCATGCTCAAGGCCACCACCACCTACAATCCGCGCCTGCACCCGGAGCGCGCCCTCACGCGCCGCAACGTGGTGCTAAGCCAGATGGCCAAGTATGAGTACCTTCCTGCCGCCACTGCCGACTCGCTCAAGAAGCTGCCCCTGAAACTTAACTATAACTACACCACCCATAACGACGGGCTGGCCCCATACTTTCGGGAGCACCTGCGCCAGGAGCTGATGGAGTGGGCATCCACCAAAAAGAAACCGAACGGAGAGCGCTACAACATTTACACCGACGGCCTCAAAATTTACACCACCATTGATGCCGGCATGCAGCGCCACGCTGAAGCCTCAGTGCGAAAGCAGATGGCCCAGCTGCAGAAGAGTTTTGATGCGCACTGGCGTGGGCGCACCCCATGGGGAGCCAACAGCGAAGTACTGCAGGCGGCCATGGTGCGCTCCGATCGCTACAAGAAAATGAAAGCGGCCGGCAGCTCAGACGCGGAAATCAAGACCGCGTTCCGTGAGCCAGTGCCGATGCAGGTGTATGGCTGGAGCGGCACCAGCAAGAAAACCATGAGCCCCATGGATTCTCTGGCTTATTACCAGCGCTTCCTGAACACAGGCCTGCTGTCGATGGAGCCGAACACCGGCTACATCCGCGCCTGGGTGGGCGGCATCAACCACCATATTTTCAAGTATGACCATGTGCAGGCCGCCCGGCAGGTAGGCTCCACTTTCAAGCCGATTGTGTATGCGGCTGCTTTAGAGGCAGGCTTGGAGCCTTGCGACTACTTCCCTAACGAGCGCACGATTTACACGGAGTATGATAACTGGTCGCCACGAAACTCCAACGAGCAGTACGGCGGGGAGTATACGATGCGCGGCGCCCTGGCTCATTCTGTGAACACCATTTCGGCACAGTTGATCATGAAGACGGGTGTAAACAAAACCGTTGCCATGGCACACCGCCTGGGCATCCGCTCTGAACTTCCGGCCGTGCCTTCCATTGCCCTCGGAACGGCAAACCTTTCGCTGCAGGAAATGGTAGCGGCCTATGCTACGTTTGCCAACGAAGGCTACCGCGTGGAACCGGTTTACATCACCAAAATAGAAAACCGCGACGGCAAAGTGCTGCGGGAGCACCGGGCGGGCAGTTTTGAGCGACGGGTACTCTCTGAGGAGACGGCGGCTATTATGCTATAC
Above is a window of Pontibacter akesuensis DNA encoding:
- a CDS encoding penicillin-binding protein 1A, yielding MKRTLNKIIKFIITRIMAPFVGLVHRELSPFFQSLKPKFTRAYWQRQWASWKESSSRSDYRFLLRIFYKLALFGILLLVLFYFAVYAGFLGGMPSQKELKSVHNNTASEVYAAGGELLGRYYIQDRTNVKYANISPTAIDALVATEDVRFFRHSGVDARSLARVFIKSLLLQNESSGGGSTISQQLAKNLWPRKNYWIGDMPVNKLREMIIARKLESIYSKEEILELYLNTVPMGGNLYGIERSSRRFFNTSADSLKPEEAAVLIGMLKATTTYNPRLHPERALTRRNVVLSQMAKYEYLPAATADSLKKLPLKLNYNYTTHNDGLAPYFREHLRQELMEWASTKKKPNGERYNIYTDGLKIYTTIDAGMQRHAEASVRKQMAQLQKSFDAHWRGRTPWGANSEVLQAAMVRSDRYKKMKAAGSSDAEIKTAFREPVPMQVYGWSGTSKKTMSPMDSLAYYQRFLNTGLLSMEPNTGYIRAWVGGINHHIFKYDHVQAARQVGSTFKPIVYAAALEAGLEPCDYFPNERTIYTEYDNWSPRNSNEQYGGEYTMRGALAHSVNTISAQLIMKTGVNKTVAMAHRLGIRSELPAVPSIALGTANLSLQEMVAAYATFANEGYRVEPVYITKIENRDGKVLREHRAGSFERRVLSEETAAIMLYLLQGVVEEGSAAKLRSQYGLKMDIAGKTGTTQNQADGWFIGITPNLVTGVWVGGESPEVRFRTLEMGQGSRTALPIWGEFNRRLAVSPDFKGFYNSKFEPLPASLQESLNCPSFRAEPPPQNFLERIFDGVTDKAAETYEGWKKKWKERRKEKKQKRNRN